From one Eucalyptus grandis isolate ANBG69807.140 chromosome 9, ASM1654582v1, whole genome shotgun sequence genomic stretch:
- the LOC104420330 gene encoding agamous-like MADS-box protein AGL61 — translation MAIILFSPSGKPFSFGHPSVGAVLDRFEHPQAVCPTVTQQAKTDGGTLVELNKQYADVLERLEAEKKRAKELQHVKPLQIENLSFEQLIMVLKKALADL, via the coding sequence ATGGCCattattcttttctctcctaGCGGTAAGCCTTTCTCCTTTGGACACCCTTCTGTGGGTGCGGTCCTAGACAGATTTGAGCATCCACAGGCGGTTTGTCCTACTGTCACTCAACAGGCTAAAACTGATGGAGGCACCTTAGTTGAACTGAACAAACAATATGCCGATGTGCTCGAGCGACTGGAAGCTGAAAAGAAACGGGCAAAAGAGCTCCAGCATGTTAAGCCTCTGCAAATCGAAAACCTTAGCTTTGAACAGTTAATAATGGTATTAAAGAAGGCGCTAGCAGATCTCTAG
- the LOC104420331 gene encoding agamous-like MADS-box protein AGL61 — MKGKTTGAKRMIEGVDAQRVAFSKRRPGLFKKASELCTLCATEMAIILFSPSGKPFSFGHPSVDAVLDRFEHPQTVCPTVTQAQTNGDQTLVELNRQYADVLERLEAEKKRAKELQHIKPLEIENLSFEQLMVLKKALADLKEKVDKKRMDPLALEASTSTPCERAIDASVISQFDGKHFDPREANVGEE; from the coding sequence ATGAAGGGCAAAACAACTGGAGCAAAGAGGATGATCGAGGGTGTCGATGCACAACGAGTTGCCTTCTCGAAACGGCGACCAGGACTCTTCAAGAAAGCAAGCGAACTATGCACTCTTTGTGCCACTGAGATGGCGATTATTCTCTTCTCTCCTAGCGGCAAGCCTTTCTCCTTTGGACACCCTTCTGTGGATGCAGTCCTTGACAGGTTTGAGCATCCACAGACGGTTTGTCCTACTGTCACTCAGGCTCAAACTAATGGAGACCAGACCTTAGTTGAACTGAACAGACAATACGCAGATGTGCTCGAGCGACTGGAAGCCGAAAAGAAACGGGCAAAAGAGCTCCAACATATTAAGCCTCTGGAAATCGAAAACCTTAGCTTCGAACAGTTAATGGTATTAAAGAAGGCGCTGGCAGATCTCAAGGAAAAGGTGGACAAGAAAAGGATGGATCCCTTGGCATTAGAAGCTTCAACTTCAACTCCTTGCGAAAGAGCTATTGATGCCTCTGTCATTAGCCAATTTGATGGCAAACACTTCGATCCTCGTGAAGCAAATGTTGGTGAGGAGTAG